AACCAAGCATCCTGAACTAGGTCTTTACCTATATTTATCACTGGCGATAGCTGAATTTCTTGATGCTCTTCAATTAAATTTAATTCTGTTTCAACTTCTGTTTTAACATAATCAGGAATGACTGCCTCTGGATAAAGCAATTTATTAGCTACAATAAAAAAAGCTACATTTCTCTTGGCGGCATTCTCCCATTCGGTGTCTTTTAATTGTTCGTATTGAGTTTCAGATGCTTTGCGCATTTCATAAGTTAAATTAGTCACCTCTTGAAATAATTGCTGTTTTTCTAAATCTCTCAATAAATAATCAAAAGCTAAATGATAATTATGCAATATAGAATCAGTGGTAATAAAATTAGGAATTTGACGCATGCGATTTAATTCGTAGATAGAAAAAAATTCTTGGTAATTTTGGGGAATAACTACAAATCCATTTTTGACTAATAAATTTTGAGCTGCATCAGAAAATTTAAATCTATCTTTATTAATTACGTTATCTAAATTTTGGGCTACACTATAAAAAGGTATCTGTGGATTAATTTCAACTGTGGGTTCTTCATAATCAGCAAATCTACTTGCTAAAACAGTAGCTGGTTTTAAAATATTTTCAATTAAATTGCGGGGTTGTTCTTTGTTTAAATTTTCATCAACTAAATTTTCTGTTTTGTTTAAATAAAAATTAAGATATTTAAAAAGTCCATACCCTCCCACGCCTAAAATTATCGCAACAAAAAAAATAATCCCCAAAACTCGCCATGAAAATCGCTTTTTATTATTTAAAGCATCAGGCGTTATTTGGTGAAGACTTTCGTCAAATTTTTCTTCAAACATAATTTTATAATTAAAAAATTAAATTATTTTATCTATCTTTAATATAACATTCTAAACAAATTGAAACAATTGTTAACTGTTTTTTTAGTGGGCGTACGTGGACTCGAACCACGGACCTTTTGAATGTGAATCAAACGCTCTAACTTCACCCTCACATTTTAACAATATTTAAATTCAAAATTCTGATTTATGGTGGGCACATCTGGATTCGAACCAGAGACCTCTGCGATGTGAACGCAGCGCTCTAACCAACTGAGCTATGTGCCCATAAAAGTGTGAGGGCAAGACTGAGCTATACGCCCTCTATGCCAATTTTAATTTTATTTGTATTTTAAATATAAACAATTAATCTAATAAATAATAATTGGGGTCTGGGGACGGTATTGAGCCACAGATATTTAAGCACCATCTTAAATTCGTTTTCTACCTGTCATCCTGAACTTGTTTCAGGATCTGTTATACGCTAACCCAGATGCTGAAATAAATTCAGCATGACAACTTTTTTTTTGTTTTCCCGTCGACCAAGCGGTATATATTCAAACAACCCACAACTTATAACTTACATTTTTATTCTATATCTTCTTTTCATCTTACCACAACCATTTTGCTTTTTCAAGATTTTAATCTATAATAAAAGAAACAAAAAAAATTTATGGAACGAAAAATAGATGATGTTAGTAAAATAGATTTATTAACTGATTTCTCTCGTCGCCAAGTTAATCCTCAAGAAAGCGGTTGGTTAAAAGCTAAAAAAACTATTCTAAAATTAGCGCTTATTTTTTTATTTATTGCCATTTTATTTTTCACCAACATTTTATTCGCTGGTAATGGTTTGCTAGGTTCATCCAATCAGTCTTTACCCAAGACTGGTTTTATTTCTTTTATTAATCAAATCAAAGAAATTTTTATCCCCAGTGATAATGATTTATCTGGCGAAGATCAAGATCGAATTAATATTCTATTACTCGGAATGGGCGGAGTTCAACACGATGGACCATACTTGACCGATACAATAATTTTAGTTAGTATTAAACCCTCAACCAATCAAGTAGCTTTAATTTCTATTCCGCGAGATTTGTATGCGCCTATTCCAAGCTACGGTTGGCGCAAAATTAATAACGCTAATTCTTTTGGCGAAGTTGATGGCACGGGCGGTGGTGAATTAGCCGCTCAAACTGTGAGCCAAATTTTAGATTTGCCTGTGCATTATTATGTTCGAATTGATTTTGACGGCTTTACTCAATTAATTGACGACCTGGGTGGTATTACTTTAGAAGTTGATAATAGTTTTATTGATAAAGAATATCCAGCGCCAAATTATGATTATCAAACTATCAGCTTTGAAGTTGGTAAACAAAAAATGGACGGTGAAACGGCTTTGATTTATGCTCGTTCGCGTCATGGTAATAATGGCGAAGGTTCCGATTTTGCTCGTGGTAAACGGCAACAAAAAGTTATCTTAGCAGTCAAAGATAAGGTTTTTTCTTTAAATACTTTAATCCAACCACAAAAAATTTGGAAAATCTATGACAACATTAATCAACACGTTAAAACTAATTTAACGGTCAATCAAATAAATTCTTTATTAACCTTGGCTAAAAATTTTAATAAAGATAATTTAATTAATGTTGTTTTAGATGATGGCATAAATGGTTATTTGAAATCTAATATCACGCCTGATGGTGCTTATGTCTTGATTCCAGTAACTGGTAATTTCCGTCAAATTGCTGATATGACTAACAATATTTTTCAAAATAATTCTACGATTGAAAAAGATAAAGTTGATTCTGTAAATGATCAACTTGAAACTAAATCTACGCTATCAACACCTGAACCAGAAATTGAAAAAATTAACGCTAAAATTATAATTTTAAATGGTTCTGGCCAAACTGGTTTAGCTTCTCAAGTAGCCAACCAACTTAGCCCCTTGGGTTATCAAATTGTTAAAATTGGCAATGCCGATCGTTGGGATTATGAAAAAAGCGTTATTTATAATTTAAATTCTGAAAATAAACCAGAAAATTTAAAATTACTTAAACAAGAACTTGAAGCGAATATATCTGACACAACGCCCACTTACTTACAAGATTTAGTTGCTTTAAAGCCTGACTTTATTATTGTTTTAGGTTTAAATCACATTCAACCATAAAAAAATATTTATGTATAATAACTTACCCACTGTTGCTATTTTAGGCAGAGAAAATGTTGGCAAATCAACCTTATTTAATCGTTTAATTGAAAAACGTAAAGCGATTACTTCTCAAATTTCCGGCACCACTCGTGATCGTAATTATGGTATTTGTTTTTGGCGTGGTCAAAAAATTCATTTAATCGATACTGGCGGAATGAATATCAATAGTGAAAATAAACTCAAACGTGATATCTTAAATCAAAGTTTAACTGCCCTAAAACAAGCGGATATAATTGTTTTAGTTATAGATGGCCAAATTGGCTTATTACCCGCTGACAAAGATGTTACTCAACTTTTACGCAAAACCGACAAGCCGGTTGTTTTAGCTATTAATAAAATTGATAATCCTCAACTTCGCGAAAATCTAGATTTAAATTTAGTTGGCAAATTGGGTTTTGAAAATTATTTTTTAATCTCAGCTGCTAATGGCAGTGGTATTGGTGATATGTTAGATGATTTAATTAAATTATTACCTGCGCCTGAAGCAGAAAATGTATCTATTGAAAAACCGATTAAAATTAGTATTATTGGCAAACCTAACGTCGGTAAATCATCTTTGCTAAATAAAATTCTAAATGAAGATCGGGCAATTGTTTCGGCCATGCCCCATACAACGCGCGAGCCTCAAGATGCTTTTTTAAATTACAAGGGGAATCAAATTTTAATCGCCGATACCGCTGGTATTCGTCGTAAATCTAAAATTATTGATTTATTAGAAAAAGCGGGCGTACACCAAAGTTTAAAATATTTAAGAAAAGCTGATATTATTTTATTTGTGGTTGATGTTAATTTAAAAGTTTCCGCTCAAGATAAACGTCTGGCTGATTTAATTGTTGCTTCAGAAAAAAGTGTTATTATTTTAGCCAATAAATATGATTTGATTCCAGAAAAAGACACCGAAATACTTCAAAAATATGAAATATATTTTAAAAAGAATTTTCCACATTTAAGTTTTGCACCAATGATTTTTATTTCAGCTAAAACTAATTTTAATCTGCAACAAGTTTTAGAAAAAGTTTTAATGGTTAAAAATAATCGCCAACGCTTAATTCCGGCTGATGAACTGAAAAATTTTATTCAAAATATCAGATTTAATCAACCTCAATCTAAAAATAAAAATAAAAAAAATAGTTTAATCCATGACTTAGTCCAAACAGAAACCAATCCACCACATTTTAATTTATATGTCTCTCGTCAAAAAAATTTAGCACCAGCTGTCTTAAATATTATTGAAAAAAAACTTTATCAAAATTTTAATTTATCTGGCACGCCCATCAAAATTATTATTAAAGATGTTAATAAATAATATGTTTTTAATCGCTGGTCTGGGCAACCCCGGACGTCAATATCAAAACACCCGTCACAATGTTGGTTTTATGGTTGTTGATCTTTTGGCTGGTGGAAACAAATGGCATACTAACGCCAAGTTTAAAGCTGAACATTGTCATCTTCAACTGCAAAATCAAGAAGTTGAATTATTAAAACCTCAAACCATGATGAATAATTCCGGCATGGCTGTTAAATCTTTTCAGCAAAAACATAATTTAGATTTAGATAAAATTATTATTATCCATGACGATTTAGATCTCCCACTAGGTCAACTCCGTATTAGTCAAAATATTTCCTCAGCTGGTCACAATGGAATTAAATCTATTATTCAATATTTAGATAGTCAAAATTTTATTCGTTTTAGACTTGGGATTAAAACTGATAAATTAGAAAAAATCCCAGCTGAAAAATTTGTTTTGCAAAATTTTAATGGTGCTGAAAAAAAACTTTTACAATCTGCTTTTGATAAAACGATTCAAGCTGTTGAATTTTTAATTACCCACACGCTAGAAGAAACTAAAAACAGTTTCAATTAAAAAAGGAGACTGATTAGGCCTCCTCTATTTATAGAGTATTTTTTAATCCACATTGATATAGACCACAACAGGTAGTTCGTGTCTAAAAACTTTTCCCCTACCTCGGTTACTCGACGATTCTATTCTCAACCATTCTCTGTCAGTAAGCGCACTAGCTACGCTAACTTTAATACGAGTGCCCGGATCAACCTTGAAAAAACCTTCAACTTGCTGATCAGCCTGATGAGAATTTCCGCGCAATTCAACGTCCAGTAAAATTTCTTCAGTATAACCGAAGGTGGTTTTCTTCTCAATAGTAAAACGGACATAACGCCGTTCTATAACGTTTTTTTCGAGAAGAACCCGGTAACAGGTGTATAAAGAATTTTCATCTTCAGTTCGCTCGAATTTCATTCGAACGTTGTAAATGTCGAGAATGTTTTTGCCAGTTTCGGTATTAATCTCGAAAACTGGCTTAGCTCCAAACACGGAACCCAACATAATAATTGTAATGAACATCCAATTTCTCATTCTTGCTCCTCTTTTAATTTTTTTTATTTTAATCTACACGTAGCTG
The Patescibacteria group bacterium DNA segment above includes these coding regions:
- the pth gene encoding aminoacyl-tRNA hydrolase, which produces MFLIAGLGNPGRQYQNTRHNVGFMVVDLLAGGNKWHTNAKFKAEHCHLQLQNQEVELLKPQTMMNNSGMAVKSFQQKHNLDLDKIIIIHDDLDLPLGQLRISQNISSAGHNGIKSIIQYLDSQNFIRFRLGIKTDKLEKIPAEKFVLQNFNGAEKKLLQSAFDKTIQAVEFLITHTLEETKNSFN
- the der gene encoding ribosome biogenesis GTPase Der, with the translated sequence MYNNLPTVAILGRENVGKSTLFNRLIEKRKAITSQISGTTRDRNYGICFWRGQKIHLIDTGGMNINSENKLKRDILNQSLTALKQADIIVLVIDGQIGLLPADKDVTQLLRKTDKPVVLAINKIDNPQLRENLDLNLVGKLGFENYFLISAANGSGIGDMLDDLIKLLPAPEAENVSIEKPIKISIIGKPNVGKSSLLNKILNEDRAIVSAMPHTTREPQDAFLNYKGNQILIADTAGIRRKSKIIDLLEKAGVHQSLKYLRKADIILFVVDVNLKVSAQDKRLADLIVASEKSVIILANKYDLIPEKDTEILQKYEIYFKKNFPHLSFAPMIFISAKTNFNLQQVLEKVLMVKNNRQRLIPADELKNFIQNIRFNQPQSKNKNKKNSLIHDLVQTETNPPHFNLYVSRQKNLAPAVLNIIEKKLYQNFNLSGTPIKIIIKDVNK
- a CDS encoding LCP family protein, with amino-acid sequence MERKIDDVSKIDLLTDFSRRQVNPQESGWLKAKKTILKLALIFLFIAILFFTNILFAGNGLLGSSNQSLPKTGFISFINQIKEIFIPSDNDLSGEDQDRINILLLGMGGVQHDGPYLTDTIILVSIKPSTNQVALISIPRDLYAPIPSYGWRKINNANSFGEVDGTGGGELAAQTVSQILDLPVHYYVRIDFDGFTQLIDDLGGITLEVDNSFIDKEYPAPNYDYQTISFEVGKQKMDGETALIYARSRHGNNGEGSDFARGKRQQKVILAVKDKVFSLNTLIQPQKIWKIYDNINQHVKTNLTVNQINSLLTLAKNFNKDNLINVVLDDGINGYLKSNITPDGAYVLIPVTGNFRQIADMTNNIFQNNSTIEKDKVDSVNDQLETKSTLSTPEPEIEKINAKIIILNGSGQTGLASQVANQLSPLGYQIVKIGNADRWDYEKSVIYNLNSENKPENLKLLKQELEANISDTTPTYLQDLVALKPDFIIVLGLNHIQP